Proteins encoded by one window of Gordonia jinghuaiqii:
- the rplU gene encoding 50S ribosomal protein L21 → MATYAIVKTGGKQYKVAEGDTVKVEKIDGKVGSTVSLPVALVVDGSTLTTDADKLAEISVTGEVVEHVKGPKIRIHKFKNKTGYHKRQGHRQKLTVLKVTGIK, encoded by the coding sequence ATGGCAACGTACGCGATCGTCAAGACCGGCGGCAAGCAGTACAAGGTCGCTGAGGGCGACACTGTCAAGGTCGAGAAGATCGACGGAAAGGTCGGCTCCACGGTGAGCCTGCCGGTCGCGTTGGTCGTCGACGGCTCGACCCTGACCACCGACGCCGACAAGCTGGCCGAGATCTCGGTCACCGGTGAGGTCGTGGAGCACGTCAAGGGCCCCAAGATCCGCATTCACAAGTTCAAGAACAAGACCGGCTACCACAAGCGCCAGGGCCACCGTCAGAAGCTGACGGTCCTCAAGGTCACCGGCATCAAGTAG
- the rpmA gene encoding 50S ribosomal protein L27 has translation MAHKKGASSSRNGRDSNAQRLGVKRFGGQQVSAGEILVRQRGTKFHPGVNVGRGGDDTLFALSAGAVEFGSKRGRKTVNIVPEPAQV, from the coding sequence ATGGCACATAAGAAGGGCGCGTCCAGCTCGCGCAACGGTCGCGATTCAAACGCCCAGCGACTCGGCGTGAAGCGCTTCGGCGGCCAGCAGGTGAGCGCAGGCGAGATCCTGGTTCGCCAGCGCGGCACCAAGTTCCATCCCGGCGTCAACGTCGGACGCGGCGGCGACGACACCCTGTTCGCGCTTTCCGCGGGCGCGGTGGAGTTCGGCTCCAAGCGTGGCCGCAAGACGGTCAACATCGTCCCGGAACCCGCTCAGGTCTGA